Proteins encoded in a region of the Drosophila gunungcola strain Sukarami chromosome 3L unlocalized genomic scaffold, Dgunungcola_SK_2 000005F, whole genome shotgun sequence genome:
- the LOC128259492 gene encoding adenylyl cyclase X E, protein MENPYYQEDVVAYRSLSMIKDLEWRHLKTKCHSLRLNMACSRVWELLMLSNVGRFIWTIELLMIIHVILLLSIVKNVVLVSLLPYLVIMFFTPFIMLGSMQDNVGFLFNAVISWVMAFSLVLMDILSDLLGAVHHGSTYPIVPCYDHVVLVCVYMNLPIAFFKGYCVYILGLAVSLVYFGYVLTMQFLNDKVSAALLGSYAIYLFILNLIYSYFTLIREYDLRRAILSRYQLVYQSIVYQTVLKKENALLESILPRRMVRTLQEEICSRIEDQNQHITHHGSSTRKLFLEPYPEVSILVADMVNYTHLTTTLEAPQLVEILHDLFVNFDLAADRNRAMRIKFLGDAYNCVAGIPNYFPAHAACCVDQALDMIHITQDLSNRRDLAINLRIGVHSGEVLAGIIGHAKWQFDIWSKDVDITNRLETSGVPGMVHVSQRTLNMLDGHYVFIEGTQEAKNDVVLQEAGIRTYLVSSRIADPEEPGELDNEISNASINSCHLSHGGYYEEIQIKAQRQMMREVEHTALGSGFSECRRERFIEKRTFSEEHMFNARIYFILGVFRSWRREWDFHNLPDLMMKYTMLWVFFAGLAILGMNWIGTAKYLDLFVMLGVLLALFILCFLAGYKKLSLQRRQLTPMSQPSCFLSRWFLRISEHIEETLFVRVPVVVVVLLLLYVMSSLAVFSCDVAKLELEIIEAHLYNEMSYAECFSPWTVTYCVVIVLSLLFVIMGCPLIIKTMVGLLILGLHLGTVHFYYGFAFERSESTDLGLKADYAHTWYLVAFLIVLVIRERHINYLKKVAYFMRVCYEDTHTQTEHKLRSIKIIMANILPFHVAEVFRVRRPTDQLYSENFAKVAVMFASIENFSAGTAGLRILHEIICCFDDLLVSYQLRYKVEKIKVMGWTYMVACGLEADHYTDFSIDIPVPQPETESEVRRRSSVLTVHFGSTEDDEISGDTVSQPYAQVQDAAVLVMTEFALDLLRIMQDIRYNHVFSKYNSFFDGSLKIGISHGPVMAGVVGLSKPHYDIWGHTVNMASRMTSTGLPHNIQVTRHTAKVLRQFNIRCNYRGHTEVKGVGKVPTYLVELNKDMSFHDHDQLSMSMMSSKGMTIETVPLTFAPNYVASTSEDEFEEEAGEDLDEVEEEESSLLY, encoded by the exons ATGGAAAATCCTTATTATCAAGAGGACGTGGTGGCCTACCGCTCGCTAAGCATGATTAAGGATCTGGAATGGCGCCACTTGAAG ACGAAATGCCACAGTCTGCGCCTGAATATGGCCTGCTCTCGAGTTTGGGAGCTATTAATGCTATCGAATGTGGGTCGCTTTATTTGGACAATTGAGCTCTTAATGATCATTCATGTGATACTCTTGCTCTCCATAGTTAAG aATGTAGTATTGGTATCATTGCTGCCCTATTTGGTGATTATGTTCTTCACTCCATTTATTATGCTTGGCAGCATGCAGGATAACGTTGGGTTCCTCTTCAATGCGGTTATTTCCTGGGTAATGGCATTTTCGCTAGTTCTAATGG ACATCCTCTCTGACCTATTGGGAGCTGTACACCATGGCTCCACTTACCCCATAGTGCCCTGCTACGATCATGTGGTGCTGGTCTGTGTCTACATGAACTTACCCATCGCATTCTTCAAAGGCTACTGCGTTTATATCCTGGGCCTGGCCGTTTCCCTCGTGTACTTTGGCTACGTTTTAACCATGCAATTCCTCAACGATAAGGTTTCGGCCGCCCTGCTCGGCTCCTATGCGATTTACCTATTCATCTTGAACCTGATATATTCTTACTTCACCCTGATTCGGGAGTACGACCTAAGACGCGCAATTCTAAGTCGCTACCAGTTGGTGTACCAAAGCATTGTCTATCAG ACGGTATTAAAAAAGGAGAATGCTCTACTAGAGTCAATCCTACCACGCAGAATGGTACGCACCCTGCAGGAGGAAATCTGCAGCCGCATCGAGGATCAAAACCAACATATCACTCATCATGGGTCCAGCACAAG GAAACTATTTTTGGAGCCTTACCCGGAGGTGTCCATCTTGGTGGCCGACATGGTCAACTACACGCATTTGACAACGACTTTGGAGGCGCCGCAACTTGTGGAGATCCTGCACGACCTGTTCGTGAACTTTGACCTGGCTGCCGATCGCAATCGTGCGATGCGGATCAAGTTCCTGGGCGATGCCTACAACTGTGTGGCGGGCATTCCCAACTATTTTCCCGCCCACGCTGCCTGCTGCGTGGACCAAGCGCTGGACATGATCCACATCACGCAGGATTTGAGCAATCGTCGCGATCTGGCGATCAATCTGCGGATTGGTGTGCACTCGGGCGAGGTGCTCGCTGGCATCATCGGGCACGCCAAGTGGCAGTTCGACATCTGGTCCAAGGATGTGGATATCACCAATCGGCTGGAGACATCTGGAGTGCCGGGCATGGTCCATGTCTCCCAGAGGACTCTAAACATGCTGGACGGCCACTATGTGTTCATTGAGGGCACCCAGGAGGCCAAGAATGATGTGGTACTGCAGGAAGCGGGTATCCGCACCTATCTGGTCAGCAGTCGCATAGCCGATCCCGAGGAGCCCGGAGAACTGGACAACGAGATTAGCAACGCCTCGATAAATTCCTGCCACTTGAGCCACGGCGGCTACTACGAGGAGATCCAGATCAAGGCGCAGCGCCAGATGATGAGGGAGGTGGAGCACACGGCACTGGGCTCCGGTTTCAGCGAGTGCCGCAGGGAGAGGTTCATCGAGAAGCGGACCTTCAGCGAGGAGCACATGTTCAATGCCCGCATCTACTTCATTCTGGGTGTATTTCGCAGCTGGCGGCGGGAGTGGGACTTTCACAATCTTCCCGATCTGATGATGAAGTACACCATGTTGTGGGTGTTCTTTGCTGGACTGGCTATCCTCGGCATGAACTGGATCGGAAC AGCAAAATACCTTGACCTCTTTGTCATGCTGGGAGTCCTTCTCGCCCTGTTCATCTTGTGTTTCCTGGCCGGCTACAAGAAACTCAGTCTGCAGCGTAGGCAACTGACGCCCATGTCGCAGCCCTCGTGCTTCCTCAGCCGCTGGTTTTTAAGGATCTCCGAACACATCGAGGAAACGCTTTTCGTTAGGGTTCCTGTGGTGGTTGTGGTGCTGCTCCTCCTCTACGTAATGTCATCGCTGGCAGTG TTTTCCTGTGATGTGGCCAAACTGGAGCTGGAGATCATTGAAGCCCACTTGTATAACGAAATGTCCTATGCGGAATGCTTTTCACCCTGG ACGGTGACATACTGTGTGGTTATCGTGCTCAGCCTGTTGTTCGTCATCATGGGCTGTCCGCTGATAATCAAGACGATGGTGGGCCTACTCATACTTGGCCTCCACTTGGGCACGGTTCACTTCTACTACGGGTTCGCCTTCGAGAGGTCGGAGAGCACAGATCTGGGCCTGAAGGCGGACTACGCGCACACATGGTACCTGGTGGCGTTCCTTATCGTTTTGGTTATCCGGGAGCGTCACATCAACTACCTGAAGAAGGTGGCCTACTT CATGCGCGTCTGCTACGAGGACACACACACGCAGACGGAGCACAAGCTGCGCTCCATCAAGATCATCATGGCCAACATCCTGCCCTTCCACGTGGCCGAGGTGTTCAGGGTGCGGCGACCCACCGATCAGCTCTACTCCGAAAACTTCGCCAAGGTGGCCGTGATGTTCGCCTCCATCGAGAACTTCAGTGCGGGCACAGCGGGTCTGCGCATCCTGCACGAGATCATCTGCTGCTTCGACGACCTCCTGGTCAGCTACCAACTGAGGTACAAGGTCGAGAAGATCAAGGTGATGGGCTGGACCTACATGGTGGCCTGTGGCCTCGAGGCCGACCACTACACCGACTTCTCGATCGACATTCCAGTGCCGCAGCCCGAAACAGAATCGGAAGTGAGACGCAGATCCAGCG TGCTGACTGTTCATTTTGGAAGCACCGAAGATGATGAAATTAGCGGAGATACCGTCAGCCAGCCATATGCCCAAGTGCAAGATGCCGCCGTCCTGGTGATGACCGAATTCGCTTTGGATCTACTGCGCATCATGCAAGATATTCGCTACAACCACGTGTTTTCCAAGTATAATTCGTTTTTCGACGGCAGCTTAAAGATAG GCATCTCCCATGGACCCGTGATGGCCGGCGTGGTTGGACTCTCGAAGCCGCACTACGACATCTGGGGTCACACCGTCAATATGGCCTCTCGGATGACCTCCACTGGACTGCCGCACAATATCCAGGTGACGAGGCACACTGCCAAGGTGCTGCGACAGTTCAACATCCGCTGCAATTACCGGGGTCACACGGAGGTCAAGGGAGTGGGCAAGGTGCCCACCTATCTGGTGGAACTAAACAAGGATATGTCCTTCCACGATCACGACCAACTGAGCATGAGCATGATGAGCTCAAAGGGTATGACCATCGAAACTGTGCCACTAACATTTGCGCCGAACTATGTGGCTTCCACGTCGGAGGATGAGTTCGAGGAGGAGGCTGGAGAGGATCTGGACGaagtggaggaggaggagagcAGCCTCctgtattaa
- the LOC128259488 gene encoding plasma membrane ascorbate-dependent reductase CYBRD1 isoform X3: MDPALINFKVLYVLTQLCGLTMIVLVGTWIGQHFGGLGGSSNPKLEFNWHPLFMTIGFIYLYGNSILIYRGFRTTRKKTLKLTHAGIHMAAFILTVIALKTVFDSHNLASPPIPNLYSLHSWLGLSAVIVFSLQYVAGFVAFLAPGLRENYRIALMPLHIYFGLFGFVLAIASALMGLTEKAIFAITNPPYSTLPTAGVLANVIGVLYVVFGALVVYLATEPAYKRKPIPEDTALLSSSSGNE, encoded by the exons ATGGATCCGGCGCTGATCAACTTCAAGGTTCTGTATGTGCTGACCCAGCTGTGCGGCCTGACGATGATCGTCCTGGTGGGCACCTGGATTGGCCAGCACTTTGGCGGACTCGGCGGCAGCTCCAATCCCAAGCTGGAGTTCAACTGGCATCCGCTGTTCATGACCATTGGGTTTATCTATCTGTATGGCAACT CTATACTGATCTATCGCGGTTTCCGCACCACGCGCAAGAAGACACTGAAGCTCACCCACGCTGGCATCCATATGGCTGCCTTTATTCTGACGGTGATTGCCTTGAAGACCGTCTTCGATTCGCACAATTTGGCCAGTCCGCCCATTCCCAATCTGTATTCGCTGCACTCTTGGCTGGGCTTGTCGGCGGTCATTGTCTTCTCGCTGCAATATGTGGCCGGATTTGTGGCCTTTTTGGCGCCGGGACTGAGGGAGAACTACAGGATCGCCTTGATGCCGCTGCACATCTACTTCGGACTGTTCGGCTTCGTTCTGGCCATCGCCAGTGCCCTGATGGGACTCACCGAGAAGGCCATCTTTGCCAT CACAAATCCCCCGTATTCCACGCTGCCCACTGCTGGTGTGCTGGCCAATGTGATTGGCGTACTGTATGTGGTCTTTGGCGCTCTGGTTGTCTACCTGGCCACCGAACCCGCCTACAAACGAAAGCCCATTCCCGAGGACACGGCTCTGCTGAGCTCCAGCTCCGGCAATGAGTAA
- the LOC128259488 gene encoding plasma membrane ascorbate-dependent reductase CYBRD1 isoform X2 has protein sequence MLFSLGSGKANMDPALINFKVLYVLTQLCGLTMIVLVGTWIGQHFGGLGGSSNPKLEFNWHPLFMTIGFIYLYGNSILIYRGFRTTRKKTLKLTHAGIHMAAFILTVIALKTVFDSHNLASPPIPNLYSLHSWLGLSAVIVFSLQYVAGFVAFLAPGLRENYRIALMPLHIYFGLFGFVLAIASALMGLTEKAIFAITNPPYSTLPTAGVLANVIGVLYVVFGALVVYLATEPAYKRKPIPEDTALLSSSSGNE, from the exons ATGTTGTTCTCACTGG GCAGCGGCAAAGCCAACATGGATCCGGCGCTGATCAACTTCAAGGTTCTGTATGTGCTGACCCAGCTGTGCGGCCTGACGATGATCGTCCTGGTGGGCACCTGGATTGGCCAGCACTTTGGCGGACTCGGCGGCAGCTCCAATCCCAAGCTGGAGTTCAACTGGCATCCGCTGTTCATGACCATTGGGTTTATCTATCTGTATGGCAACT CTATACTGATCTATCGCGGTTTCCGCACCACGCGCAAGAAGACACTGAAGCTCACCCACGCTGGCATCCATATGGCTGCCTTTATTCTGACGGTGATTGCCTTGAAGACCGTCTTCGATTCGCACAATTTGGCCAGTCCGCCCATTCCCAATCTGTATTCGCTGCACTCTTGGCTGGGCTTGTCGGCGGTCATTGTCTTCTCGCTGCAATATGTGGCCGGATTTGTGGCCTTTTTGGCGCCGGGACTGAGGGAGAACTACAGGATCGCCTTGATGCCGCTGCACATCTACTTCGGACTGTTCGGCTTCGTTCTGGCCATCGCCAGTGCCCTGATGGGACTCACCGAGAAGGCCATCTTTGCCAT CACAAATCCCCCGTATTCCACGCTGCCCACTGCTGGTGTGCTGGCCAATGTGATTGGCGTACTGTATGTGGTCTTTGGCGCTCTGGTTGTCTACCTGGCCACCGAACCCGCCTACAAACGAAAGCCCATTCCCGAGGACACGGCTCTGCTGAGCTCCAGCTCCGGCAATGAGTAA
- the LOC128259488 gene encoding plasma membrane ascorbate-dependent reductase CYBRD1 isoform X1, with amino-acid sequence MSKDTDVEQQATKPESGVVQVAAAIPEESPTTVSTTTTVITVSNGEKPVELTIATTATPVAPATAEQVQPATTIAGIELATPTATATATSPTLTTTGSGKANMDPALINFKVLYVLTQLCGLTMIVLVGTWIGQHFGGLGGSSNPKLEFNWHPLFMTIGFIYLYGNSILIYRGFRTTRKKTLKLTHAGIHMAAFILTVIALKTVFDSHNLASPPIPNLYSLHSWLGLSAVIVFSLQYVAGFVAFLAPGLRENYRIALMPLHIYFGLFGFVLAIASALMGLTEKAIFAITNPPYSTLPTAGVLANVIGVLYVVFGALVVYLATEPAYKRKPIPEDTALLSSSSGNE; translated from the exons ATGTCGAAGGATACGGACGTGGAGCAACAGGCGACGAAGCCGGAAAGTGGAGTCGTCCAGGTGGCAGCAGCCATTCCGGAGGAGTCCCCCACCACGGTGTCCACCACAACGACGGTGATCACCGTCTCCAATGGGGAAAAGCCAGTGGAGTTGACAATagcaacaacggcaacacCTGTGGCACCTGCAACAGCAGAACAAGTGCAACCTGCAACAACCATTGCTGGCATTGAATTGGCCACAccgacagcaacagcaacagcaacatcaccaACATTAACCACAACAG GCAGCGGCAAAGCCAACATGGATCCGGCGCTGATCAACTTCAAGGTTCTGTATGTGCTGACCCAGCTGTGCGGCCTGACGATGATCGTCCTGGTGGGCACCTGGATTGGCCAGCACTTTGGCGGACTCGGCGGCAGCTCCAATCCCAAGCTGGAGTTCAACTGGCATCCGCTGTTCATGACCATTGGGTTTATCTATCTGTATGGCAACT CTATACTGATCTATCGCGGTTTCCGCACCACGCGCAAGAAGACACTGAAGCTCACCCACGCTGGCATCCATATGGCTGCCTTTATTCTGACGGTGATTGCCTTGAAGACCGTCTTCGATTCGCACAATTTGGCCAGTCCGCCCATTCCCAATCTGTATTCGCTGCACTCTTGGCTGGGCTTGTCGGCGGTCATTGTCTTCTCGCTGCAATATGTGGCCGGATTTGTGGCCTTTTTGGCGCCGGGACTGAGGGAGAACTACAGGATCGCCTTGATGCCGCTGCACATCTACTTCGGACTGTTCGGCTTCGTTCTGGCCATCGCCAGTGCCCTGATGGGACTCACCGAGAAGGCCATCTTTGCCAT CACAAATCCCCCGTATTCCACGCTGCCCACTGCTGGTGTGCTGGCCAATGTGATTGGCGTACTGTATGTGGTCTTTGGCGCTCTGGTTGTCTACCTGGCCACCGAACCCGCCTACAAACGAAAGCCCATTCCCGAGGACACGGCTCTGCTGAGCTCCAGCTCCGGCAATGAGTAA
- the LOC128259490 gene encoding LOW QUALITY PROTEIN: elongator complex protein 5 (The sequence of the model RefSeq protein was modified relative to this genomic sequence to represent the inferred CDS: deleted 1 base in 1 codon), protein MLSNLLVTKQKVVLVIDELNRERIAPKFIGSLLHEQGQGAETIKTLPTGVTLKHVATFEALITECSNGNNNNNNTTPLAGEADPGSPSSKSSFSQGFNVILPTLADLLCYQSPAFIFGFLNRLRRSEHVRRVFLWASPQHLQHPHAAYILAGCEYLAELVLRLETDKQLSLISRKPGGGVSNRRFACQVTKTQFQVTPIDGGLPASVSPSKQPSPEVEQQTPEPASSTFKIELDEDEVVARNALTLPYERTSEPSEGNIIYTPDADDDFDEEDPDEDLCI, encoded by the exons ATGCTCTCCAACCTGCTGGTGACCAAACAAAAAGTGGTCCTCGTAATAG ATGAGCTAAATCGGGAGCGCATTGCCCCCAAGTTCATCGGTAGTTTGCTGCACGAACAGGGACAGGGTGCGGAAACCATCAAGACCCTGCCCACGGGGGTCACTCTGAAGCACGTGGCCACCTTCGAGGCTCTTATCACCGAGTGCtccaacggcaacaacaacaataacaacaccACTCCTCTGGCGGGAGAAGCAGATCCGGGTTCTCCGAGCTCCAAATCCTCCTTCTCCCAAGGCTTCAATGTCATCCTGCCTACTTTGGCCGATCTGCTGTGCTACCAGTCGCCCGCCTTTATCTTTGGCTTCCTGAATCGTCTGCGTCGCTCGGAGCATGTGCGTCGGGTATTCCTTTGGGCCTCCCCGCAGCACCTGCAGCATCCCCATGCCGCCTACATCCTGGCCGGCTGCGAGTACCTGGCCGAGTTGGTCCTTCGCCTGGAGACGGACAAGCAGCTCTCCCTCATATCACGGAAACCAGGTGGCGGGGTGTCCAACCGGCGTTTCGCCTGTCAGGTCACCAAAACCCAGTTCCAGGTGACCCCAATCGACGGAGGACTTCCAGCTAGTGTTTCACCC AGCAAACAGCCTTCACCAGAGGTGGAGCAACAGACTCCAGAGCCCGCAAGCAGCACCTTCAAAATCGAGCTGGACGAGGATGAGGTGGTGGCCCGCAATGCACTCACCCTGCCATATGAACG CACCAGCGAGCCGTCCGAGGGCAACATTATATACACGCCCGATGCCGACGACGACTTCGATGAGGAGGATCCGGACGAGGATCTGTGCATCTAG
- the LOC128259486 gene encoding xylosyltransferase oxt — MSPPRCHWNITDYNPQRSHSRESGGGGRRAPPLKIPTLDMEQSVSTRWLRRYRAFFLILLLIVAIQLFLAYKSLDIVGGGSGSGFDAAEVSTRPPQAQALEGSKPAPGRTKLTTQQLGFQPECDILAREAISALQRAKTKDCREHIARIACSIQAGIFYATQLRSSCPAGNHTANVSLGCYKDEKDRRLLAGYYSSSKTSNSPAKCVELCLQSGYPYAGVQYGRECFCGFDTPPSAAKLPDSSCNTKCLGNAKEICGGFYAMNIYETGIAKFTAQLAATTPPDETKRVRIAFLLTLNGRALRQVHRLLKALYAPEHVYYIHVDERQDYLYRKLLELESKFPNIRLARKRFSTIWGGASLLTMLLQCMEDLLQSNWHWDFVINLSESDFPVKTLDKLVDFLSANPGRNFVKGHGRETQKFIQKQGLDKTFVECDTHMWRIGDRKLPAGIQVDGGSDWVALSRPFVSYVTHPKQEDELLQALLKLFRHTLLPAESFFHTVLRNTQHCTSYVDNNLHVTNWKRKQGCKCQYKHVVDWCGCSPNDFKPEDWTRLQATEQKSLFFARKFEPVINQAVLLQLEEWLYGPYTSEYANLHGYWQSLYHHEDVHGLGDDLARSIGDSVMRLSARQAKLDPMELIELTHYLHRDQYKGFLVRYRARGSSGKPLHLETRVRPVQQGKLARNARFSRRLRNFEVSTDFDQKEQVARNFGKLLGPQSELLLSYTLQGSADSGAASHSYNLTLLWIDPLGRLQDFNELHVEDTTSDVINHSKTLLKHPITPGIWTAKLIGRNSIYAQLKFLISPVAYYRGFPLEKSSEAEKLNAGLAVALPEDFEMPVEWQQYLHTDDEQFTMREESLAHGRLLGQELHSWIDRLVGQFFQLRESCVVEAADSTEVSLPLCSDSAWSSLAADPKSDVDALLK; from the exons ATGTCCCCGCCTCGTTGCCACTGGAATATCACGGATTACAACCCACAGAGGAGCCACAGCAGAGAATCCGGTGGAGGAGGACGAAGAGCGCCACCACTGAAGATTCCAACATTAGACATGGAGCAATCGGTGTCCACCCGCTGGCTGCGACGCTATCGCGCCTTTTTCCTCATCCTGCTGCTCATCGTGGCCATCCAGCTGTTCCTGGCCTACAAATCCCTGGACATTGTGGGCGGCGGATCCGGCTCCGGATTCGATGCGGCTGAGGTGTCCACCAGACCACCGCAGGCTCAAGCTCTGGAGGGGAGTAAGCCGGCACCGGGCCGGACCAAGCTGACAACCCAGCAACTAGGCTTCCAGCCGGAATGCGACATCCTGGCCAGGGAGGCCATTTCCGCCCTGCAGCGCGCCAAAACGAAAGACTGCCGAGAACATATCGCCCGAATAGCCTGCTCCATTCAAGCTGGAATCTTCTATGCCACCCAGCTACGGAGCAGCTGTCCGGCGGGCAATCACACGGCCAACGTGTCCCTGGGCTgctacaaggacgagaaggatCGCCGGCTCCTGGCCGGCTACTACAGCAGCTCCAAGACCTCCAATTCTCCCGCCAAATGTGTGGAGTTGTGCCTGCAGAGTGGCTATCCCTATGCAGGTGTCCAATACGGACGCGAGTGCTTCTGCGGCTTTGATACTCCTCCCAGCGCCGCCAAACTCCCGGATTCCAGCTGCAACACCAAGTGCCTGGGCAATGCCAAGGAGATCTGTGGTGGCTTCTACGCCATGAACATCTACGAGACCGGCATAGCCA AGTTCACTGCCCAGCTGGCGGCCACCACTCCTCCGGATGAAACGAAGCGCGTGCGGATCGCATTTCTGCTGACACTCAATGGAAGAGCGCTGCGTCAGGTGCATCGACTGCTGAAGGCGCTCTATGCGCCGGAGCACGTCTACTACATCCATGTGGACGAG CGCCAAGATTACCTGTACCGGAAGCTGCTGGAGCTGGAGTCGAAGTTCCCCAATATCCGACTAGCTCGCAAGCGGTTCTCTACGATATGGGGAGGAGCCTCCCTGCTGACCATGTTGCTGCAGTGCATGGAGGATCTGCTGCAATCCAATTGGCACTGGGACTTTGTGATCAACCTGAGTGAAAGCGATTTTCCCGTGAAGACGCTGGACAAGTTGGTGGATTTCCTAAGCGCCAATCCGGGCAGGAATTTCGTCAAGGGCCATGGCCGAGAGACGCAGAAGTTCATCCAGAAGCAGGGATTGGACAAGACATTTGTGGAGTGCGACACGCACATGTGGAGGATAGGAGATCGCAAGTTGCCAGCGGGAATTCAAGTGGACGGAGGCAGTGACTGGGTGGCGCTATCGCGACCTTTTGTGTCCTACGTCACGCATCCCAAGCAGGAGGATGAGCTGCTGCAGGCTCTTCTGAAGCTCTTCCGGCACACCCTTCTGCCAGCGGAGTCCTTTTTCCACACTGTGCTGCGGAATACCCAGCACTGTACCAGCTATGTGGACAACAATCTGCATGTGACCAACTGGAAACGGAAGCAGGGCTGCAAGTGCCAGTATAAACATGTGGTGGACTGGTGCGGCTGCAGTCCGAATGACTTCAAGCCGGAGGATTGGACCAGGCTGCAGGCCACGGAACAGAAGTCACTCTTCTTTGCCCGCAAGTTTGAGCCGGTTATTAACCAGGCagtgctgctgcagctggaggAATGGCTCTACGGGCCGTACACTAGTGAATACGCCAATCTGCATGGCTACTGGCAGTCCCTGTATCACCACGAGGATGTGCATGGACTAGGAGACGATTTGGCCAGGAGCATAGGTGACAGCGTAATGCGTCTATCTGCCCGTCAGGCAAAATTGGATCCCATGGAGCTGATAGAACTCACGCACTACCTTCACCGGGATCAGTACAAGGGCTTCCTGGTGCGCTACAGAGCGAGAGGATCATCGGGGAAACCACTCCACCTGGAGACGCGAGTGCGTCCGGTGCAGCAGGGAAAGTTGGCGAGAAATGCCCGCTTCAGCAGGAGATTGCGCAACTTTGAGGTCTCCACGGACTTTGATCAAAAAGAGCAGGTGGCCCGCAACTTTGGAAAGCTGTTGGGTCCCCAAAGTGAATTGCTACTGAGCTACACACTGCAGGGATCTGCAGATTCCGGAGCAGCTTCGCATTCCTACAACCTGACTCTGCTGTGGATCGATCCGCTGGGTCGCCTGCAGGATTTCAATGAACTGCATGTGGAAGACACCACCAGCGATGTGATAAACCATTCGAAAACCCTGCTCAAACATCCAATTACACCTGGGATCTGGACAGCCAAATTGATAGGACGCAACTCTATTTATGCACAGCTCAAGTTCCTCATATCACCAGTTGCCTACTACAGAGGCTTTCCCTTGGAGAAATCATCAGAAGCAGAAAAGCTGAACGCCGGATTGGCAGTGGCTTTGCCCGAGGATTTTGAGATGCCCGTCGAGTGGCAACAATATCTGCACACCGACGACGAGCAGTTCACCATGAGGGAGGAATCCCTGGCACATGGAAGACTGCTGGGACAGGAGCTGCACAGTTGGATAGACCGACTAGTGGGGCAATTCTTTCAGCTGCGCGAGAGTTGCGTGGTGGAAGCAGCGGACAGCACAGAAGTTTCCCTGCCACTCTGCAGCGATTCCGCGTGGAGCTCACTGGCTGCCGATCCCAAGAGCGATGTGGATGCCCTGCTCAAGTGA
- the LOC128259491 gene encoding rRNA 2'-O-methyltransferase fibrillarin, with amino-acid sequence MVDPNRKINRLVDRDVNFLESCEQEFAGRFTDDDPEFMAHCSKPLPEPPIVENWMGGGGGGGSGGGFAGGGGGGGHHPYNRYNGHRRGGGDRGWQRRGGAGYHNNQDRGFRDNRRHNRYDPRERRDRDRYEGGRESGPGFGGQKRSHDHNPRSDPPNNEPPMKVRRDYGNFVPASKD; translated from the exons ATGGTGGATCCGAACAGAAAAATTAACCGCCTGGTCGACAGGGACGTCAACTTCCTGGAGTCATGTGAACAGGAGTTTGCGGGTCGCTTCACAGACGACGATCCCGAGTTTATGGCGCACTGCAGCAAACCTTTGCCGGAACCGCCAATTGTGGAGAATTGGAtgggcggaggaggaggtggtggcaGTGGTGGCGGTTTTGcgggcggcggaggaggaggtggccaCCACCCGTACAATCGATACAATGGTCATCGCAGGGGAGGCGGCGATCGAGGTTGGcagcgacgaggaggagctggTTACCACAATAACCAGGACAGAGGATTCAGGG ACAATCGCCGCCACAACAGATACGATCCCAGAGAGcgtcgggatcgggatcgctATGAAGGAGGCAGAGAATCCGGTCCCGGATTTGGTGGACAAAAGCGGTCCCATGATCATAACCCACGCAGTGACCCACCCAACAATGAGCCACCCATGAAGGTCAGACGCGACTATGGAAACTTTGTGCCTGCATCCAAGGATTAG